A portion of the Scleropages formosus chromosome 13, fSclFor1.1, whole genome shotgun sequence genome contains these proteins:
- the nme5 gene encoding nucleoside diphosphate kinase homolog 5 yields the protein MSETHLCHIHVERTLALLKPDAVHKADEIEDIILRSGFMILQKRMLQLSPEQCSDFYAEQYGTLFFPSLIVFMSSGPIVALVLAREQAIDSFKALIGPVNPTIAKETHPNSLRAIYGTSDLRNALHGSDNFSAAEREIKFIFPNCIIEPVPIGEAAKDYLNRFVNPTLLRGLTELCSTKPADPITWLADWLTANNPNKPKISNSAIIEEAA from the exons ATGAGTGAAACTCATCTCTGCCATATTCATGTGGAAAGAACACTGGCTTTACTCAAACCAGACGCCGTCCACAAGGCTGATGAAATAGAGGACATTATTCTGAGATCTGGATTTATGATTCTGCAG AAACGGATGCTGCAGCTGAGCCCTgagcagtgcagtgatttttacGCGGAACAATATGGAACGCTCTTCTTCCCAAGCCTCATCGTTTTTATGAGCTCTGGGCCCATCGTTGCTCTTGTCCTTGCCCGGGAACAAGCTATTGATTCTTTTAAAGCGTTGATTGGACCCGTTAACCCTACAATTGCTAAAGAAACACACCCCAACAG TCTGAGAGCCATATACGGGACTTCGGATCTGCGGAATGCTTTGCACGGGAGCGACAATTTTTCTGCCGCTGAGAGAGAAATCAAGTTCATTTTCCCAAACT GTATCATTGAGCCCGTTCCTATCGGCGAGGCTGCCAAGGACTACTTGAACAGATTTGTGAATCCCACGCTGCTCCGTGGACTGACAGAACTCTGCAGCACTAAGCCCGCTgaccccatt ACCTGGCTTGCTGACTGGTTAACAGCAAACAACCCCAACAAGCCTAAGATTTCAAATTCAGCAATAATCGAAGAAGCAGCCTAA
- the LOC108936744 gene encoding receptor of activated protein C kinase 1 gives MTEQMTLRGTLKGHNGWVTQIATTPQFPDMILSASRDKTIIMWKLTRDETNYGIPQRALRGHSHFVSDVVISSDGQFALSGSWDGTLRLWDLTTGTTTRRFVGHTKDVLSVAFSADNRQIVSGSRDKTIKLWNTLGVCKYTIQDESHTEWVSCVRFSPNSSNPIIVSCGWDKMVKVWNLANCKLKTNHIGHTGYLNTVTVSPDGSLCASGGKDGQAMLWDLNEGKHLYTLDSGDIINALCFSPNRYWLCAATGPSIKIWDLEGKIIVDELRQEVISTSSKAEPPQCTSLAWSADGQTLFAGYTDNLIRVWQVTIGTR, from the exons ATGACCGAACAAATGACCCTGCGGGGGACCCTCAAGGGCCACAATGGCTGGGTCACCCAAATCGCTACCACTCCGCAGTTCCCCGACATGATTCTCTCTGCGTCCAGAG atAAGACTATCATCATGTGGAAGCTGACTCGGGATGAGACCAACTATGGGATCCCCCAGCGGGCTCTGCGTGGTCATTCTCACTTTGTGAGCGACGTGGTCATCTCCTCGGATGGACAGTTTGCACTGTCCGGCTCCTGGGATGGGACCCTGCGCCTGTGGGATCTCACCAC AGGCACAACCACCCGTCGATTTgtgggacacaccaaggacgtcCTCAGTGTTGCTTTCTCTGCGGACAACCGCCAGATTGTCTCTGGGTCCCGGGACAAGACCATCAAGTTGTGGAACACCCTCGGTGTTTGCAAGTACACCATCCAG GATGAGAGCCATACCGAGTGGGTGTCTTGCGTCCGTTTCTCCCCCAACAGCAGCAATCCCATCATTGTTTCCTGCGGCTGGGACAAGATGGTCAAG GTCTGGAACCTTGCTAACTGCAAGCTGAAGACCAACCACATCGGCCACACTGGGTATCTGAACACTGTCACTGTCTCTCCTGATGGATCTCTGTGTGCGTCTGGTGGCAAG GATGGACAGGCTATGCTGTGGGACCTGAACGAGGGGAAACACCTTTACACCTTGGACAGTGGGGACATCATCAATGCCCTCTGCTTCAGCCCCAACCGTTACTGGCTGTGTGCTGCCACTGGCCCCAGTATCAAGATCTGG GATTTGGAGGGCAAGATCATTGTGGATGAGCTGAGGCAGGAGGTGATCAGTACCAGCAGCAAGGCCGAGCCTCCCCAATGCACATCTCTGGCATGGTCTGCCGATGGACAG ACGCTGTTTGCTGGCTACACCGACAACCTGATCAGAGTGTGGCAGGTCACCATTGGAACCCgttag